The Amylolactobacillus amylophilus DSM 20533 = JCM 1125 genome contains a region encoding:
- a CDS encoding capsular polysaccharide synthesis protein — MVLIAALKKHGIKSVLGEKIKSGNFLYDIGSTLLNGTDKTSLELIRLGEINRISRKLKKKYRKVILKPLEIEVKKVPLDTLPVWTMWLQGEESAPAIVKSSLRSIKKNYDNVTVITRQNFNDFVNIPNSIVSKWKSNVISDTHFSDIIRTELLIKYGGTWIDSTVYVNNKCEWFEKKINNCSLFFFQNMRPGSTGNAIFLSSWFIVSVPNEPSLIRLRELLYEYWNDYGVLKDYYLFHIFWHLIFQAHPDELDKVVKISNSLPLQMMYLLNKDISDSEFKQIFDDFPMQKLTYKQLSDDSNAAYHRFIED; from the coding sequence ATGGTATTAATTGCTGCATTAAAAAAGCATGGTATAAAAAGTGTTCTCGGTGAAAAAATTAAAAGTGGAAATTTCCTTTATGATATTGGTAGTACTCTTTTGAATGGTACCGATAAGACCTCGCTTGAGCTTATTAGGCTGGGTGAGATAAATAGAATATCTCGAAAACTTAAAAAAAAATATCGTAAAGTAATTTTGAAACCACTCGAAATCGAAGTTAAAAAAGTTCCGTTGGATACTTTGCCAGTTTGGACCATGTGGCTTCAGGGTGAGGAGTCTGCCCCTGCGATTGTAAAGTCATCGTTAAGGAGTATTAAAAAAAATTATGACAATGTTACTGTAATTACTCGACAAAACTTTAATGATTTTGTGAATATTCCAAATAGTATAGTCTCAAAATGGAAATCTAATGTAATATCAGATACTCATTTTTCGGATATCATTAGAACTGAATTACTAATAAAATATGGCGGTACTTGGATTGATTCTACAGTATATGTAAACAACAAATGTGAGTGGTTTGAAAAAAAAATAAATAATTGTTCGCTTTTCTTTTTTCAGAATATGAGACCTGGATCTACGGGAAATGCTATCTTTCTTTCAAGTTGGTTTATAGTGTCTGTTCCTAATGAACCAAGTTTAATACGATTAAGGGAACTTTTGTATGAATATTGGAATGATTACGGTGTTTTGAAAGATTATTATTTATTTCATATTTTTTGGCATCTAATTTTTCAGGCCCACCCTGATGAATTGGATAAAGTTGTTAAGATATCTAATTCATTGCCACTACAGATGATGTATTTATTGAATAAAGATATATCTGATTCTGAATTTAAACAAATATTTGATGATTTTCCAATGCAAAAATTAACATATAAGCAACTTTCAGATGACTCAAATGCGGCATACCACAGATTTATAGAGGATTAG
- a CDS encoding LicD family protein has product MKSDLEKIQRIELEALTTIINILEENNLTYFLRGGSVMGAVKYSGFIPWDDDMDISLPRSDYEKFISIFSKNWSEKFWLASYRNGDDIFCYFPRVLVKEEYRLDNNLPKNNHLGFSIIDVLPIDGLPSNAIGRRFYILHVAILRALGAIWTMDVKDTVVMHKPRRQRILKIIKNFGLQKLFTQNDVYKKLEKVYTKYPFSSTWITTITGSSFSKEIFPHKMFGNGVIKEFENIKVRIPYDFDNYLKHMYGENYANEEPEVKKSHLTDKRI; this is encoded by the coding sequence ATGAAATCTGATCTTGAAAAAATACAAAGAATCGAATTAGAAGCGTTGACTACTATCATAAATATATTAGAAGAAAACAATTTAACTTATTTTTTACGGGGAGGATCGGTTATGGGTGCTGTCAAATATTCCGGTTTTATTCCTTGGGATGATGACATGGATATATCTCTTCCAAGAAGTGATTATGAAAAATTTATCTCTATCTTCTCAAAGAATTGGTCTGAAAAATTTTGGCTTGCCAGTTACCGAAATGGTGACGATATTTTTTGCTATTTTCCAAGGGTTCTTGTTAAAGAAGAATATCGATTAGACAATAATCTACCAAAAAATAATCATTTAGGTTTCTCGATTATTGATGTTTTGCCAATTGATGGGCTTCCTAGCAACGCGATTGGACGAAGATTTTATATATTACATGTTGCTATTTTACGTGCTCTTGGTGCAATTTGGACAATGGATGTCAAGGATACTGTGGTCATGCATAAACCAAGAAGGCAACGCATCTTAAAAATAATTAAAAATTTTGGTTTACAAAAGTTATTTACACAAAATGATGTTTATAAAAAGCTAGAAAAAGTATATACAAAATACCCATTCAGCTCTACATGGATTACTACTATTACTGGTTCGTCCTTCTCTAAAGAAATTTTTCCACATAAAATGTTTGGAAATGGAGTTATTAAAGAATTTGAAAACATCAAAGTTAGAATTCCCTATGATTTCGATAATTATCTAAAACATATGTATGGTGAAAATTACGCAAATGAGGAACCTGAAGTAAAAAAGTCACACCTCACAGATAAAAGAATATAG
- a CDS encoding glycosyltransferase family 4 protein, which translates to MNIKFIMRFHDNTPSGGRKIVYEYMNYLVNKGNNISLCFVANTSFKTRKYNHLLYIKYYLDYLKRKKGQSQIDWFKLNSKIKIETRFSIDSSIADTDNQIIFAFDYGIALSIYDHLTNIRNCVYMIQHDERVYYDKNVIRQAWRLPMKKIVISTWLYKLVNSVDPGNVILVKNYVDLDTFYLTKPIEQRMKTVSLISHPNPYKGTKVGREALSLVKEQVPELRVIMFGTQPSPTDLPDYYEYYQMANESILREKVYNQSSVYLLPSVLEGWGLTATEAMSCGCALVSTKNGGVEDFGVDNYSALLCDVNNTKDISKKIISLLNDSSFRVKIANNGLEMVKSMNFLDSAQLFENVLYEINHSH; encoded by the coding sequence ATGAACATTAAATTCATAATGAGATTTCATGATAATACACCATCGGGGGGGAGAAAGATTGTCTATGAATACATGAATTATTTAGTTAATAAAGGAAATAACATCAGTTTATGCTTTGTAGCAAATACCTCTTTTAAAACTCGAAAATATAATCATTTACTTTATATTAAGTATTATTTAGATTATTTGAAAAGAAAAAAGGGTCAATCTCAAATAGATTGGTTCAAATTAAATTCAAAAATTAAAATTGAAACTAGATTCTCTATTGATAGTAGTATAGCTGATACCGATAATCAAATTATTTTTGCATTTGACTACGGAATTGCACTTAGTATATATGACCATCTTACAAACATTAGAAATTGTGTTTACATGATTCAACATGACGAACGTGTTTATTATGACAAGAATGTCATCAGACAAGCTTGGCGTCTTCCAATGAAAAAAATTGTTATAAGCACATGGTTGTATAAACTAGTTAATTCAGTAGATCCGGGTAATGTTATTTTAGTAAAAAATTATGTTGATCTAGATACATTTTATTTAACGAAACCGATTGAACAACGAATGAAGACGGTAAGTTTGATTTCGCACCCTAATCCCTATAAAGGAACGAAGGTTGGACGAGAGGCTTTAAGCCTCGTTAAAGAACAGGTACCGGAGTTAAGAGTAATTATGTTTGGTACGCAGCCTTCACCTACCGATCTTCCAGATTATTATGAGTATTATCAAATGGCTAACGAAAGCATATTGAGGGAAAAAGTATATAATCAGTCATCAGTTTATTTATTGCCAAGTGTATTAGAGGGATGGGGACTCACGGCAACTGAGGCAATGTCCTGTGGCTGTGCACTTGTATCCACTAAGAATGGTGGTGTAGAAGATTTTGGTGTTGATAACTATAGTGCACTTTTGTGCGATGTAAACAATACTAAAGATATATCAAAAAAAATCATTAGTTTGTTAAATGATTCTTCTTTTAGAGTGAAAATAGCTAACAATGGTTTAGAAATGGTGAAATCAATGAATTTTTTGGATAGTGCTCAACTTTTTGAAAATGTACTTTACGAAATTAATCATAGTCATTAG
- a CDS encoding glycosyltransferase → MVVFVILHYLTLENTISEIDHIMFDLSGEKRIIIVDNGSPNGSGEVLEEKYRKNDFIEVIISSVNLGFAKGMNIGYQRAKKYDAENIILLNNDIEFIQENFISLVKESYARQPFAVLGPDVVVPETHQHQNPKKTTEYSLAEVQNIHDKNQKIWDLPDYLFKLRARLKNSKILTKIYLKIKIKNDDQRKSIMTNVVLHGSILIFSREFIDKFNVPFSSRTFFYFETEILDRLIREKKLISKYDPTIKVLHHKSSSTKKSFSSEAQQLRFQVKNMIRSTEVFLELFGKEDKDGL, encoded by the coding sequence TTGGTTGTATTTGTTATTCTTCATTACTTAACACTTGAAAATACAATTTCTGAGATTGACCATATTATGTTCGATCTTTCCGGAGAAAAAAGAATTATCATTGTTGATAACGGATCACCTAATGGTTCTGGTGAAGTACTAGAAGAAAAGTATCGCAAAAACGACTTTATTGAGGTTATAATTAGTTCAGTAAATCTCGGATTTGCAAAGGGTATGAATATTGGATACCAACGTGCAAAGAAATATGATGCGGAAAATATTATTTTGTTAAATAATGATATTGAGTTTATACAGGAAAATTTTATTAGTCTAGTTAAAGAGTCTTATGCCAGACAACCATTTGCTGTTCTTGGACCTGATGTAGTTGTCCCTGAGACTCATCAGCATCAAAATCCAAAAAAAACTACTGAGTATAGTCTTGCGGAAGTACAAAATATACATGATAAAAATCAAAAAATATGGGATTTACCCGACTATTTATTCAAGTTACGAGCTAGATTGAAAAATTCAAAAATTTTAACAAAAATTTATTTAAAGATAAAAATTAAAAACGATGATCAAAGAAAATCGATAATGACAAATGTGGTTTTACATGGATCAATTTTGATTTTTTCTAGAGAATTTATTGATAAATTCAATGTACCTTTTTCTTCTCGAACTTTCTTTTATTTTGAAACTGAAATTCTTGATCGTTTAATACGTGAAAAAAAACTTATTTCAAAGTACGATCCTACTATCAAGGTCTTACACCATAAGAGTTCTTCAACAAAGAAGTCTTTTTCAAGTGAGGCTCAACAATTAAGGTTTCAGGTTAAAAACATGATTAGGTCAACCGAAGTATTTCTTGAGTTATTCGGAAAGGAGGATAAAGATGGACTTTAA
- a CDS encoding glycosyltransferase family 4 protein — translation MKINFVLPEIQQYPIGGYKLVYQYSDFFANLGHDVVIYHKLSNSNKPIPNSIRSLKRKIDFAKNEHKVDWFFFNSNVRLIPGVYKDEHIRDADVIIATAVSTAEFVSSLPAKAGSKYYFIQNYENWGGYTNEMVDASYRLPMKKIVISNWLADFVEQATGDRPYLIPNFISAKDFYISKTKMRENIISILNHPQETKRTAFGLKILSQVKKEIPDLQVRLFGAYMAPKEVPSWVTYYHQPSIDILRNNVYGSSKIYLMPSVLEGWGLTGMEAMACGAVPVASKYGGMLDFMADDINAVLVEKDNEQSFVKTIIDLLQDPTRLSRLSDNAVQITSNFSIETSANKFLKILAYI, via the coding sequence TTGAAAATTAATTTTGTTTTGCCTGAGATACAACAATATCCAATTGGTGGATATAAATTGGTTTATCAATATTCAGATTTTTTTGCCAATTTGGGGCATGATGTTGTTATTTACCACAAATTAAGTAATTCTAATAAACCAATACCTAATTCTATAAGGTCCTTGAAAAGAAAAATTGACTTTGCAAAGAATGAACATAAAGTTGATTGGTTTTTCTTCAACTCTAATGTGAGGTTGATTCCTGGTGTCTATAAAGATGAACATATTAGGGATGCGGATGTTATTATTGCAACAGCAGTCTCAACAGCAGAATTTGTTAGTAGTCTCCCTGCAAAAGCCGGAAGTAAGTATTATTTCATTCAAAATTACGAAAATTGGGGTGGATATACAAATGAAATGGTTGATGCTAGCTATCGATTACCTATGAAAAAAATAGTAATTTCAAACTGGTTGGCGGACTTCGTTGAACAAGCGACTGGTGATCGACCTTATCTTATTCCTAACTTTATTTCCGCGAAAGATTTCTATATATCTAAAACAAAAATGCGAGAAAATATTATTTCTATATTGAACCATCCACAGGAAACGAAGCGTACTGCGTTTGGGTTAAAAATTTTAAGTCAGGTAAAAAAAGAAATCCCAGATTTGCAAGTTAGGCTTTTTGGAGCTTATATGGCACCTAAAGAGGTTCCTAGTTGGGTTACATATTATCATCAGCCGTCGATTGATATTTTAAGAAATAATGTGTATGGATCCTCCAAGATATATTTGATGCCTTCTGTACTTGAAGGATGGGGATTGACTGGTATGGAAGCTATGGCCTGTGGTGCTGTTCCGGTAGCATCTAAATATGGGGGGATGCTAGATTTTATGGCAGACGATATAAATGCAGTTTTAGTAGAAAAAGATAATGAACAATCATTCGTTAAAACAATAATAGATTTGTTACAAGATCCCACAAGGCTATCTAGATTATCAGACAACGCTGTGCAAATCACTTCTAATTTTTCAATCGAAACATCAGCTAATAAATTTCTAAAGATATTAGCATATATTTAA
- a CDS encoding YveK family protein: protein MNQVIGFEDLWKIVKKNIGLIVITTAIGLLLAAFVSYFVMTPKYDANVDVLVNRKQDKAITNQLSDQQADVNMINTYKDIITKEVTLVPVQKELKDKLGYSIKVAKLMDNTAVTNQQNSQVFSITYTDTDAARAKTVVNTIANVFKSKVKTILDINNVSIIAKARQPKEPSSPNKKINMAIGVALGLFIGLGIALLRTVTDKKVKDLDFLTDELGLTKLGIVGHTRKTSRHSVKQPVLQHNNISTRQLRRSDNKPVQRVK from the coding sequence ATGAACCAAGTAATTGGCTTTGAGGATTTATGGAAGATTGTTAAGAAGAATATTGGATTAATAGTAATCACAACTGCAATTGGCCTGCTATTGGCAGCATTTGTGAGCTACTTCGTGATGACACCGAAGTATGATGCGAATGTGGATGTGCTGGTTAACCGGAAACAAGATAAGGCAATAACCAACCAGTTAAGTGATCAACAGGCCGATGTCAACATGATTAATACTTACAAGGATATCATTACTAAGGAAGTAACGCTTGTACCCGTTCAGAAAGAACTTAAGGATAAGCTAGGTTACTCAATTAAAGTGGCAAAGTTGATGGATAACACAGCTGTGACCAACCAACAGAATTCGCAAGTCTTTTCGATTACATACACTGATACTGATGCTGCTCGGGCAAAGACCGTTGTTAATACAATTGCTAACGTCTTCAAGAGCAAGGTAAAGACAATTCTGGACATTAACAATGTTTCAATTATTGCTAAGGCACGTCAGCCAAAGGAACCAAGCTCACCCAATAAGAAGATTAACATGGCAATTGGAGTAGCGCTTGGACTATTTATTGGTCTAGGAATCGCATTACTAAGGACTGTTACCGACAAGAAGGTCAAAGACTTGGACTTCTTAACTGATGAACTTGGTTTGACGAAGCTAGGAATTGTTGGTCATACTAGAAAGACTAGTCGCCATTCAGTGAAACAACCTGTATTACAGCATAATAATATAAGTACCAGACAATTGAGACGTTCAGACAATAAGCCAGTTCAGAGGGTAAAGTAG
- a CDS encoding glycosyltransferase — protein sequence MDFNREIVAVVVTYNNRFNYLVKTVKSLVQQEKISKVIIVQNGVQYDLPSLLNKYSSVSVIQNSDNQGSAGGFWLGFKYVSNVEFKNMNVLVLDDDNILDSEAINELEKAESLHDYPAHIWSLFRPNVQSKKQFNKTSERTYDSLTDTINGFTIEHLFNKNKGNEPRKYKDVNCLITSPYSGLFFPQELLKSIDLPNKNFYLYSDDIEFTLRIQRFGHLILQYQYACAYDQSVAWQTLEEDNSKSRKSFYITSEIFRPLYTYRNEVYISYYILKRNKFLLSLNYYLLQLWMLISYMPKNRTGVKKFMLLRRAMADGKKSILGKSTWIENIREAQNEH from the coding sequence ATGGACTTTAATAGAGAAATAGTTGCTGTTGTTGTAACTTATAATAACCGTTTTAATTATTTAGTTAAAACAGTGAAATCGCTTGTACAACAAGAAAAAATTAGTAAAGTTATTATCGTTCAAAATGGGGTTCAGTATGATTTACCATCCTTATTGAATAAATACTCTTCCGTGTCTGTCATACAAAATTCTGACAATCAAGGATCAGCAGGTGGATTCTGGTTAGGATTCAAATATGTTTCTAATGTAGAGTTTAAGAATATGAACGTCTTAGTTTTAGATGATGATAATATTCTTGACTCAGAAGCAATAAATGAGCTGGAAAAAGCTGAATCACTCCACGATTATCCAGCACATATTTGGTCACTTTTTAGGCCTAACGTACAAAGTAAAAAACAGTTTAATAAAACCTCAGAAAGAACGTATGATTCGCTGACTGATACAATTAACGGTTTTACAATTGAACATCTATTTAATAAGAATAAGGGAAATGAACCGCGAAAATATAAAGATGTGAATTGCTTAATTACTTCTCCATATTCAGGACTTTTTTTTCCTCAAGAATTACTGAAAAGTATCGATTTACCAAATAAAAACTTTTATCTTTACTCGGATGATATTGAATTTACGTTGCGTATACAACGATTTGGACATTTGATTCTTCAATACCAGTATGCTTGTGCATATGACCAAAGCGTAGCTTGGCAAACTTTAGAAGAAGATAATAGTAAAAGTAGAAAATCTTTTTATATAACTTCGGAAATATTCCGCCCATTATATACATATCGAAACGAAGTATATATAAGTTATTACATCTTAAAGAGAAATAAGTTTTTACTATCTTTGAATTATTATCTACTGCAATTGTGGATGTTAATATCTTATATGCCCAAAAACCGAACTGGTGTTAAAAAATTTATGCTATTGAGACGAGCAATGGCAGACGGGAAAAAATCAATTTTAGGAAAGTCTACTTGGATTGAAAATATAAGGGAAGCACAAAATGAACATTAA
- a CDS encoding CpsD/CapB family tyrosine-protein kinase: MAIFKKKSNGLQPVAAANLFTLNNPSAVATEQIKTIRTNISFSQEAQNLQTIMITSTVASEGKSTIAANLAVEFAHAGKNTLLIDTDLRRSTVDRTFGMHGTTKGLTSYLVHRFEELTDVIHETEVENLSVIPSGPIPPNPAELIASQGMKDVLTQLKESFDLVIVDAPPLLPVTDGQIMSNMVDGVVLVVRQNHTLKAGVKEAKQTLENAKANILGVVFNDVESSNDSGYYGEGHYDNNEQ, encoded by the coding sequence ATGGCAATATTTAAGAAGAAATCAAATGGTCTTCAACCTGTTGCAGCCGCAAATTTATTCACCTTAAACAATCCGAGTGCGGTGGCTACGGAACAAATAAAGACAATTAGAACTAACATTAGCTTCTCGCAAGAGGCTCAGAATTTGCAGACCATCATGATCACCTCGACTGTGGCTAGTGAAGGTAAATCAACAATTGCTGCTAACCTGGCGGTAGAATTTGCACATGCTGGTAAGAATACTTTATTGATTGATACGGATTTGAGACGTTCGACTGTCGACCGAACTTTTGGTATGCATGGAACTACAAAGGGCTTAACGAGCTATCTGGTACACAGGTTCGAAGAATTGACAGATGTCATTCACGAGACTGAGGTGGAGAATCTTTCGGTGATTCCAAGTGGTCCGATTCCGCCAAATCCTGCTGAGTTGATTGCTAGCCAGGGCATGAAGGACGTACTCACCCAGCTCAAGGAGTCATTTGACCTAGTCATTGTTGACGCACCACCATTGTTACCAGTAACAGATGGACAAATTATGTCTAACATGGTTGACGGAGTTGTTCTGGTAGTACGGCAGAACCATACCTTGAAGGCTGGTGTAAAGGAAGCTAAGCAGACACTGGAGAATGCCAAGGCTAATATTCTTGGTGTAGTCTTCAACGATGTCGAGAGTAGCAACGATAGTGGCTACTACGGTGAAGGGCATTATGACAACAATGAACAGTAA
- the cps2T gene encoding beta 1-4 rhamnosyltransferase Cps2T — MEKHVFIVGSKGIPANYGGYETFVEYLTDKQVDKSIKYHVACKVTDKNSMIPEHFEHNGADCFKVYVPNIGPAQAIYYDLKALKYSLEYAKKYKIKKPIFYILAARIGPFMGTVVQQIHSIGGEVFLNPDGHEWMRAKWSKPVRAYWKYSEKHMVKHADLIICDSKNIEKYIQDTYPQYQPKTTFIAYGAEIQRSTLADDDAKITDWFHKFNIRANEYYLIVGRFVPENNYETMIREFMTSKSQKDLVIITNVEHNQFYDALKAKTHFEQDQRIKFVGTVYDQDLLSKIREVAYGYLHGHSVGGTNPSLLEALASTKLNLLYDVGFNREVGEDSALYWNKKAGNLAKLIDTSDRLSGDELAAFDQRSIRRIKEAYSWSFIINEYEKEFLD; from the coding sequence GTGGAAAAACATGTATTTATAGTCGGATCAAAGGGTATCCCGGCTAATTATGGTGGATATGAAACATTTGTCGAATATTTAACAGATAAACAAGTTGATAAGAGTATTAAGTATCATGTAGCCTGTAAAGTTACCGATAAGAACAGCATGATACCAGAACACTTCGAGCACAATGGCGCAGATTGTTTCAAAGTCTATGTGCCCAATATTGGTCCGGCGCAGGCTATTTATTATGACTTGAAAGCGCTCAAGTATTCACTTGAGTACGCTAAAAAGTATAAAATAAAAAAACCAATATTTTATATTCTTGCTGCGAGAATTGGCCCATTTATGGGTACAGTAGTTCAACAAATTCATTCAATAGGTGGCGAAGTTTTTCTTAATCCAGATGGACATGAATGGATGCGTGCTAAATGGAGTAAGCCAGTTCGTGCATATTGGAAATATTCAGAGAAACATATGGTAAAACACGCAGACTTAATCATCTGTGATAGCAAAAATATTGAAAAGTACATACAGGATACATATCCGCAGTACCAGCCAAAAACAACATTTATTGCATATGGAGCAGAAATACAGCGGTCAACTTTAGCCGACGATGATGCTAAAATTACTGATTGGTTCCATAAATTCAATATTCGCGCTAACGAGTATTATTTGATTGTTGGTCGCTTTGTCCCAGAAAATAATTATGAAACCATGATTCGGGAATTTATGACTTCAAAATCACAAAAGGACTTGGTGATCATTACTAATGTCGAACATAATCAGTTCTACGATGCGTTAAAAGCTAAGACCCACTTTGAACAGGATCAGCGCATCAAGTTCGTTGGTACGGTTTACGATCAGGACTTGTTAAGCAAGATTCGTGAAGTGGCATATGGTTATCTACACGGCCATTCGGTAGGGGGAACTAACCCATCGCTACTTGAAGCCTTAGCTAGTACTAAGTTGAATCTACTCTATGACGTCGGCTTTAATCGTGAAGTTGGTGAAGATAGTGCGTTATATTGGAATAAGAAAGCCGGTAATTTGGCAAAGCTAATTGATACTTCTGATAGACTTTCCGGTGATGAGTTAGCTGCGTTTGATCAACGTTCGATTAGACGCATTAAAGAAGCTTATAGCTGGTCATTTATTATTAATGAATATGAAAAGGAATTTTTGGACTAA
- a CDS encoding tyrosine-protein phosphatase, protein MTTMNSNNLIDLHCHILPGIDDGSKGLEASLRLAQEAIDDGVRYIVATPHHLDRHYINHAGDVQEAVDTFQAELDQRGLELTIFAGQEIHLNGNLDEIVPDLLGLDATGKYLLVELPHEDVPDYTENLFFRLKLLGITPVIAHPERNARIQANPELLQGFINNGALGQVTATSVVGDFGRKVKKFSRELLEAGLVHIIASDAHSLKGRKFVLREAFEEVAKWDSELALQLEQNAKQIVNGEELLN, encoded by the coding sequence ATGACAACAATGAACAGTAATAATCTGATTGACTTGCACTGTCACATACTACCTGGTATTGACGACGGCTCGAAAGGATTAGAGGCGTCATTAAGGCTGGCCCAAGAGGCAATTGATGATGGTGTACGCTACATTGTAGCGACCCCGCATCATTTGGACCGCCATTATATTAATCACGCAGGTGATGTGCAGGAAGCGGTAGATACTTTTCAAGCTGAACTAGATCAAAGGGGACTTGAATTGACAATTTTTGCAGGACAAGAGATTCATCTTAATGGTAATTTGGACGAGATAGTGCCAGATTTACTTGGTTTAGATGCAACTGGTAAGTATCTCTTAGTTGAGTTACCACACGAAGACGTACCTGATTATACTGAAAACCTCTTCTTTAGACTCAAGTTATTGGGCATCACACCTGTCATTGCACACCCCGAGCGTAATGCTAGGATTCAGGCAAATCCTGAGTTACTACAGGGATTCATCAATAATGGGGCACTGGGCCAAGTAACAGCGACCAGTGTTGTTGGTGATTTCGGTCGTAAGGTCAAGAAATTTAGTCGGGAACTTCTTGAAGCTGGCTTGGTGCATATCATCGCATCAGACGCACACTCCTTAAAGGGTCGTAAGTTTGTCTTACGTGAAGCGTTTGAAGAAGTCGCTAAGTGGGATTCAGAACTTGCACTGCAGTTAGAGCAAAATGCGAAGCAGATTGTTAACGGTGAAGAATTACTGAATTAA
- a CDS encoding sugar transferase: MEQRGGLATDEYLKRQDTDSQVYRDNDNLYWLNTAKLESQSIYLIVKRCFDFIASLLALILLLPLFLIIAIIIKVDDPKGPVFYSQIRLGKNQQKFRMYKFRSMIVDADQKLKLLLDKNEVDGPMFKMKEDPIITKIGEFIRKTSIDELPQLWNVLHGDMSLVGPRPPLAREVEEYTDYDLQRLLVQPGCTGLWQVSGRNDVGFNEMVDLDIKYIRSRSVKTDLKIILDTVKIMVHPNGAY, translated from the coding sequence ATGGAACAACGTGGCGGTCTAGCAACAGATGAATATTTGAAACGCCAAGATACAGATTCACAAGTGTATCGTGACAATGATAACTTATATTGGCTGAATACAGCTAAGTTAGAGTCGCAGTCAATTTATTTAATTGTAAAACGATGCTTTGATTTTATTGCTAGCTTACTGGCACTTATTTTACTCTTGCCCTTATTCTTAATTATTGCCATCATCATTAAAGTGGATGATCCAAAAGGTCCAGTTTTTTATTCTCAAATTCGATTGGGTAAGAATCAACAGAAATTTCGGATGTATAAATTTCGTTCAATGATTGTTGATGCTGACCAGAAGCTCAAGTTGCTTTTGGATAAGAACGAAGTTGATGGTCCGATGTTTAAGATGAAAGAGGATCCGATAATTACAAAGATCGGTGAATTTATCCGTAAAACAAGTATTGACGAATTACCACAACTGTGGAATGTACTTCACGGAGATATGAGTCTTGTGGGTCCTAGACCACCGTTGGCACGTGAGGTTGAAGAATATACTGATTATGATTTACAACGTCTATTAGTTCAACCGGGTTGTACTGGATTATGGCAAGTTAGTGGTCGAAATGATGTTGGGTTCAACGAGATGGTTGATTTGGACATTAAGTATATTCGTAGTCGTAGTGTTAAGACTGATCTAAAGATTATTTTAGACACAGTGAAAATAATGGTTCACCCAAATGGGGCATACTAG